A region of the Mytilus trossulus isolate FHL-02 chromosome 11, PNRI_Mtr1.1.1.hap1, whole genome shotgun sequence genome:
acatggtatTGAcatgactactcagagtaaatagacaaatttAACAACACACaccacatggtctggacctagctgctcagagtaaatagacaaacaaatattacaacgcaacacatggtctggacctgactactcagagtaaatagacaaacaaatataacaacacacaacacatggtctggacctgacttgactactcagagtaaatagacaaccaaatataacaacacacagcacatggtctggacctgactactcagagtaattatacaaacaaatataacaacacacaatacatggacctgacctgactactcagagtaaatagacaaacaaatataacaacactcAATACATGGACCTGACCTGAcaactcagagtaaatagacaaataaataaaacaacacacaacacatggtctggacctgacctgactactcagagtaaatagacaaacatatataacaacttacaacacatggtctggacctgactattcagagtaaatagacaaacaaatataacaacacacaacacatggtctggacctgactactcagagtaaataaacaaacaaatataacaacacacaacacatggtctggacctgactatcagagtaaatagactaacaaatataacaacacacaacacatggtctggacctgacctgactactcagagtaaataaacaaacaaatataacaacaaacaacacatggtctggacctgactacttagagtaatagacaaacaaatataacaacaaacaacacatggtctggacctgactactgagagtaaatagacaaacaaatataacaaacatcacatggtctggacctgactactcagagtaaatagacaaccaaatataacaacacacaacacatggtctggacctgacttgactactcagagtaaatagacaaacaaaaataacaacaaacaacacatggtctggacatGACTACTCATAGTAAATAGACAACCAattataacaacacacaacacatggtctggacctgacctgactactcagagtaaaaagacaaacaaaaataacaacaaacaacatatggtctggacctgactactcatagtaaatagacatacaaatataacaactaacaacacttggtctggacctgacctgactactcagaataaatagacatacaaatataacaactaacaacacatggtctgaaCCTGACAACTGTGAGtatatagacaaacaaatataacaacacacaacacatggtctggacctgactactcagagtaaatagacaaatataacaacaaacaatacatggtctgggttgtctgatttggtacaggcacaaAATTTGGAGAGATTAAACCATATTTGCTTTAGTACAATTCCCCCTTGGTCTATCTAGACCATtggtattaaaaataaaacacagaatAATAAACCCTGCACTGTTCAAATACCATTGGTCTGTATGTTAACTGATACTTACTCATTATACTGAATCAGCATTAAATCAAAATTCTGAATTTGAatagacagttttattttaaaatatttttgtttgtgtttaagTTATGGATGGTGAAGTTCTTATTTTGCTTCTTGACAAGAAACAATTGTTTACACTAAGGTTTTACTTGGTGTTGTGTTAACAACTTTGATCAGATAGTGATATGTATAAAGATATAATGTAGAAACATCTTGTAAAAAGGACAAATAGTCGTCAGAGtcatataaaatgtttattccGTTTTACTCATATAATTGTTCTGAATCTGAAAATactactctttttttttttttttttagattaatgaTTATTCTGAACCTGCACTAAAtcctgttgttaattagacataTTTAATGAACAACAAATGCTtgtatgaataataataataataataataatctttatttaaagagggtctcattttctttatgttgtaataattacattagatgtatgtttcattataatacgttattctgattggctaactggcAATCTCATGATATTCCTTAAtcaattgcattacacaatgcaacttttcattcatgatgacacgaggtcccacaataaagtgcacaggtaaatgaaataaaaacttgataaaaggcatgttttcatgatcctataggtaaaaatgtaattataagtattgaatgctttcttttgtaactttatagggttgtaaaagtgttgaccgtgcgcacatttttagtatgaagcgcttccgtgcttcatacaaaatgtacttcgttcaacgcttttacaccccaataaatttacaaaaaagagcattcaattcttaactAAATCAGGAAATAAAACTTGTTTCAtgcttttttgaataatttattttattaacattaatGATTAAATGGAATCTACACTAAATCCTTTTTacacacaaaatcatgttgttaattagacaggtttaatggacaacaaatatttgttagaatcatataaagtcatgaaagtggggtcttattttaCTCATAGTATtgttctgaatcagaaaatatatcttttttcatatttttttgaaaaaaatatttttattacaattaatgatTTTACTGAATATACACTAAAATTCTAAATcctgttgttaatcagacagttttaattaatgtgactatttatttttggtaatatttattacacaacattgtccagtttatcagacaagttttgatgtcagttgtattattccaggaGTATGGAGGATGGACAGCATTAATGTTGGCAGCCAGGTTTGGACATGTGGAAGTTTGTCGACTTCTCCTGGAAAACAGATGTGAAACAGATATCACATCAGTATGTTATCTACTAAATCTGATCACATTACTTATAAtcaacacaaaatcatgttgttaattagacaggtttAACGGACAACTAATATTTGTCagaatcatataaagtggggtctcattttactcatagtattgttctgaatcagaaaatatatcttttttcatttttctttgaaaaatttacttttataaaatttatgatcAAACTGAATCTACACTAAATcctgttgttaatcagacagttttaatcaatgtgactggtcatttttgtttatatttattacacaacattgtccatgcagtttatcagacaagttttgatgtcagttgtattattccagggTGGTGGATGGACAGCATTAATGTTGGTTGCCAGGGGAGGACATGTGGAAGTGTGTCGACTTCTCCTGGAGAACAGATGTAAAACAGATATCACAGATGTATGTTATCTACTAAATCTGATCACATTACTTTTAAtcaacacaaaatcatgttgttaattagacagttttaatggacaaatatttgttataattatataaagtgggttctcattttactcatagtattgttctgaatcagaaaatacaactttttttaatttttctttaaaaaaattattttattagaatTAATGATTAATCTGAATCTGCACTAAATcctgttgttaatcagacagtttTAATTAACGCGACAgtttatttctgtttatatttattacacaacattgtcaagtttatcagacaagttttgatgtcagttgtattattccaggtTAGAGGATGGACAGCATTAATGTCGGCTGCCAGTGAAGGACATGTGGAAGTGTGTCAACTTCTCCTGGAGAACAGATGTAAAACAGATATCACATATGTATGTTATCTACTAAATCTGATCACTTTACTTTTAAtcaacacaaaatcatgttgttaattagacaggtttaatggacaacaaatatttgtcagAATCATAttaagtggggtctcattttacttgtCTCCTCGTACTTAATTAGGAAATGtaactatttttcatatttcttttaaaaagttatttttttttaaattgataattatTCTGAACCATGTTGATCAGACAGATTTCATtattatatcaacaaatacttgctagaattatataaagtgagatCTCATTTATCTCTGTGCATTACactgaatccattgatataaatattttatgcatttcatgaaaaatattttattttgttaacatgaCATTTCTGATGGAAGGTCTGACATCCCACAAAAAAacttgttgtttatttgttgtttatgtacaaTATGAATACAAGTTTGACTGGTCATTTtgttcagttttgaccactgattcatgtgatatacattttgtttatatttattacacaacattgtccagtttatcagacaagttttaaTGTCAGTTGTAGGATATGttgtatattattgatattgataacaaagtattgtacataatatttacatgttatttgGTATTATTATAGGTAGATGGAAAAACAGCTTTACATCTGGCTGCTGAGTGGGGATATCTACAGACCACAAGATGTCTTGTAGAAGAAGGAGATATCAGTCCCTTGGTTAAAACACATCAGGTAATATTATATAGTAAATGCCTAATATTCAACTATTGCTACATGTAGTAAATAATGCATCACTAAAATGatgtttaagatatttttggtcaaatggattttttttctcaaggtTATAGTTACACATATGTCATATGATCCTTTAAATTGaactaaaaatatttaagtgttttATAGACTTGGATGACTTAGTTTTACTATAAAACACGTGAACATAGATGATCATATAAAAGAAATCcagtatttgttttcaaaatcttcaaaaataaaacgaTTTTGTGTATAGACCACTAACACTTTTTGGGTAATTAGTTATACTAAAAGgagataattttattattccatAATTTGTTAGCCAAATTATATGAATATCTCAGTTTTAGGGAAAATAAGCAATAGTAATAACCTATAAGTAAATGgataaaatagtttttgatatcaaaaataatcatttgtaTTGATTCAAAATTAGACCTCGCAATATCCTGAATATGACACTTGTTGTCATTAAAcccaatgtaaacaaacaaactgtCAAAAGACTCACACACACCAATCTGTTGTTGTGACAATGATAACAAAGTTATTAAATAGTATCAAAATAGTCTTAAGCAATACATTAAAATAAGTTCATCgtatattgataa
Encoded here:
- the LOC134691304 gene encoding inversin-like, with the translated sequence MEDWNEKLLEAATIGRVAELKLCLANGANIDYRKEYGGWTALMLAARFGHVEVCRLLLENRCETDITSGGGWTALMLVARGGHVEVCRLLLENRCKTDITDVRGWTALMSAASEGHVEVCQLLLENRCKTDITYVDGKTALHLAAEWGYLQTTRCLVEEGDISPLVKTHQGKTPYDLAAAGKNGQYKEVMEYLQVHILLNYICLHLEQIRYKTQSVR